The DNA window AGATGCtatcctgagtgtgtgtgtgggtgtgtgtgtgtgtgtatgggtgtgggtgtgtgtgtgtatgtgtgtgggtgtgtgtgtgtatgggtgtgtgtgagggtgggtgtgtgtgtgggtgtgggtgtgtgtgtgtgtgtgtatgtgtgtgagggtgggtgtgtgtgagggtatgtgtgtgtgtgtgtatgggtgtgtgtgtgtgagcgtgtgtgtatttatgtgtgtgtgcctgtatatgtgtgtatgggtggggggggggggtgtgtgggggtgtgtttctgtttgtatgcattatgtgtgagtgtgtgtatatgcctgtgtgtataaatgtgtgaccgtgtgtgtcagagagtgtgtgtgtgtatgtttgtggatgtgttgtgtgtgtgtgtgtgtgtgtgtgagagcattgCTGCAGCGAGGTCATTAGCatggagggtgggggaggggtccAGGGAGGTTAGTGTGACCGGGCAGAACCGGTGTCCAGCGGACCAGCTGAGGGTCCAGAACCCCTTTTGATGAGTGTGTTGAAGAGAAGCAGCtgctctgactcacacacactggactGGTCgggctggtcctgctggtcctgctggtcctggtcctggagaATCCCAGTGAGACCCCACTGGTGAGGTGAGAGACGTGAGCAACAGTTGGGTAAAGGTTCATGTGACAGAACCactcaaatgaataaaacactTGCAGATGTTGGACCGAGCTCATCTGGATCCTCCAGTAAGGTCCTGGACTCTGAGGTCCTGgtcctccttctctccagctGCCTAAGCTGCTTTTCTATTAGAGTATTTACGGTAATTGTGTGTCTTTCTGCTAGACTTGGTTTAATCCTTGAGTGAGTTCTGCTCAGTCTGGGTCCTGGATCTGGTGCAGCTGGTGCAGGGTCTGGTCTGAGGTTCTGACATGGTTCTGCTGGTTTGTCAGTAGTTTGTGACCCGGAGGAGGTTCTAACCAACAAGCAAACCACCAACCTTTGCTCACAcactcttgtgtgtgtgtgtgtgtgttgtcagctTGGAGGTGTGTGTATGCTTGGACATGTCTGTCTCAGGAGGGCCACAGGCtgaatgatggggggggggggctaatttTGGGATGGGCTGGAGTGGGGGTGTCATTGGCTGGGTATTGTTGAGCGGCAGAGCGAAGCGGCCTATCAGCTCCCCTCAGATAACCCCTGGCTGTCATTGGACCTCTCGCCACACGCTGACCCCCGGGGCCTGAACCGTGCGGTCATGTGACCGGCCGCTAAAGAggctggggctgctgcagagccgcGGCTGCAGTCAGAGAGGGGCCGGCTGACCGGGAGTATGAGGCAGGAGCTGTGCTGAGCCGTCGGGTCCAGGCAGACCGGGAGAAGCATGAGATGGGACACATGGGAAGGTAAGAGCCGGAGGGGGAGGTGGTTTTCCGTGGTCGCTGTCAGACCTGCGTGGGGATCCGGGATCCTCCAGCCTTTTGTTGCTAGGCTGTGACGTCTCCGGGGAGGCTCCGCTGCCTCCGGCTATTGATCAGCTGTTGTGGACCGCTTCAGGCTGCTCCTCGGGGCTTCGCTGGGTTCTGGACCCGGTCCTGGTGCCGTACTTGtgttgtaggtgtgtgtgtgtgtgtgtgtgtgagcgggcgCTGCTGCGTCCGAGCGATCGCCGCATCGATCCCTGAATTCCTCCCATGGTTCCTGCGGTCCTGCCTCCATCTGGACTGTGGCATGTGGAAGAGCCGTGCTACTGTAtgagccccctcccccctccctcagtaATCCCCTCAGGCAGCGGCCATGTTGGGACCAGCTGAGGGAGGTTATCACCAAACCTCCATCAGCCCGGCTTCTGTGCGCCGAGATCTGGGCCGCGCTGTTTGCCGAGGGGCGGATGAGCGCGGGGAAGAAGCAGCTCTTCCTGTCGggactcgtgtgtgtgtgtgtgtgtgtgtgcggatcGGGCTGCAGAAGCCGTGTCGGATCAATAGTATCAGTGGGGGAGGTCAAGACTCCCGTGACTCTGTAGTTCTGGGCTATAAATAGCCCGGGGGGGAGCGGCAGCGCCACGCCGACGGAGGTTCTACTCTCACTGAAACGGATCCGTCTCCCTGTCATAGAACACGTGGACTCCGCGGTGTTGCACATCTTTGTCTTTCAAGGGTGTGTTATTTCAACTGGTTGTACcctcccccaaacacacacacacacacacacacacacactcacaggccTGGACCTACTACACTAGTCAAGGTTCCTCTTCACACCAAAGAGCCAAAATCTGCATCGGCGGACGGTTGGCGCTGCTCCTCAGGCTTCGTCCCTGAGGAGACGGTTTTAAAAGTCGGATGTTGCCGTCTCTGGTTCTGTCACTTCCGTGGGGTGCGGATCCCCCAGGATCCCTCAGGATCCCCCAGCTAACAGCAGAAATACCTTCACTGACGACGTGGAGATCAGGTTTGTCCACATTTGCTGTCCACGATGGTTGATCCTTCAACAAGGGTCACGTCACATGTGGCTCAGATTAGCATAACATTAAGATGTAGCATACTCAATgctaatgacccccccccacccccaccccccacccttgAGCCAGGGTGTGTATTATCAGCGCCGCAGTTGTCAACAGGTCCCGATTGTCTCGTAGATGAGCCCAAACTGCAACTTTCAGAGATTCGCATCGCAGCCGCGGCGGCTTAGCAGCGCCGGACGTGTGTAGGAGGCCTCGGCCGAGCCGGGTCCCGGCCGGAGCCGGGGCCGGGGGCCTCCTCAGGTAGGAGGGAGGAGGTCCGCAGGAGCAGCGGCGTGAGGAACCCAAAACAAAGAAGAGGCGGCCGTGGGCGGGGGAGCGGAAAAGTACAGCAGAGTCCTCCCACCCCCGCTCCGCTCAGCTGGGCCACGATTGTGACGAAAAGCCTGAGACAAAACCCCCTGAGCCCCCCGGCCCCTCCTCACATCTGGCCGTGTGGCGGGCGGGGGCAGCCCCCGCGTATCGGGCCGCGTTTCAGGGCCGCCCTCGTACCTGCCGGGTCGCCGTCGCTCAGCTGCTGACTCACATTCGGGCTCCGGCGGCGCCGCCGTTAAAAGCCTGACTCGCGTTTCCTGGTTCACGTTAAACTTTGGAATGAAACCCAGGTTGACCCCTGGGAAACATGCAGCCTTTAATGggcctgggggagggggtgtgtgtggtgtgtggcgtgtgtgcgtgtgtgtgtgtgcgtgtgtgtgttggggttaTTGTCTTAACATATCAATAGTCCTTCCAACAATGAGTTTTCAGGATCATACGATATGACTCGGGGTTTTCGAGGCCACGGTGTGATGCTCAGCGTTTAATCCTCTGACATTAACCTGCTGAATGAGGGCAGAGAAACATCTCAGAGCAGCATTTACCCCCCCCCAGAAGAAACAGCATTTACCCCCCCCAGAAACAGCACTTAGCTTGACTGACTCCACAGGACGGTGGCAGGAGGGCGCCCCTGGAGTGGGAGGAGAACCCCTCTCCACCATGTGTTCCTCACACCGCCAGAAGATCCCAAAGAGGAGCCTCCTGAATATTCATGTGGCGGGGGCAGAATCAGAGATCCAGGGTGTGAAGGGGTAAATAAAAGGTGTAAGTCAGCCTTTATGTTCAAGCTGATGGATTTGACAAATGAGCTGCAGTCGAAGCCGGTTTGAGCCAGGAGCCACAAGCCTGGTGCAGATTTAATGCCCCTCCTCTGTTTTACTGCCACTCCTCTATTTTAATGCCCTCCTCTATTTTAATACCCCCTCTCTATTTTTACTGTACCACACTCCTCTATTTTAATGCCACTCTCTATTTTAATGCCCCACTCCTCTATTTTAATGCCACACTCCTATTTTAATGCCACACTCCTATTTTAATGCCCCTCCTCTATTTTAATGCCCCACTCCTCTATTTAATGCCACACCTTATTTTAATGCCCCTCCTCTATTTTAATGCCACACTGCTCTATTCTAATGCCCCTCCTCTCTATTCTAATGCCCCTCCTCTCTATTCTAATGCCCCTACCTCTCTATTCTAATACCCTCATATCTATTTTACTGCCCCTCCTCTCCATTTCAGGGCTGGGGGGGTGGACTCAGGACCCTGTGGAGGTCCTCCGCCCCCCCACACTGCAGtggggttctggttctgggagCTGGTTTCTCTCCTACGTCTCCTCGCTGGAGCTTACTCCTGCCTGGTGGCATTTAAATGTGatctgtctctgcccccccacctccctctaACTACCCCCGGAGGGTTCTCTTACCCCGGTGCCTTTGAGCAGCCTCGTTAAACCACCCGATCTAGTGAGTTCTTGTCCTCCTGTTTGGATCCACGTCGCGGTTAAGTCAGCGTGAGACCGGTGGAGGTTTCTGAGCCAGGGGTTCAGCCATGTCTGGGCCGTGTTGGTGCAGGGAACCTGCCCCGACCCTGAGCTACCCAGAGCTGCTGGAACCAGGACCAGACACAGAACCGGCACTCGTGCTCATCAAGAGGCAAACGATGGAACCAGGTCATCCATCACCACCAGAACCCTCAGAAGTGTCTGGTTCTAGCGTCCGCCGCAGGAACCCTCTCCCAGGGTGTTTGGGTCTCTTCTGGACCTCCCGTTCTGCCCTAAAAACGCCCCCCCCTCCGACGTGTGTTGTGACTGGTGTGTCGTCCCGCCGCTGCAGATGATCCGGCTGACCAGCGCACCTGCCTCATCTGCGGGGGGACCCGGGCCACGGGCCTGCAACTATGGCATCATTTCCTGCGAGGGCTGCAAGGGCTTCTTCAAGCGCAGCATCTGCAACAAGCGGGTCTACCGCTGCAGCCGGGACAAGAACCTGCGAGATGTCGCGCAAGCAGCGCAACCGGTGCCAGTACTGCCGCCTGCTCAAGTGTCTGCAGATGGGGATGAACCGCAAAGGTAAGGCCCAACCGGGTCGCCCTCCAGGGCTTGAGCTCGGGACTCAACTGTTGGGGGAGGGTCGGGCCGCAGGCCTGCGCTGCCCCCTGGAGGATGGGCTCGCCCAGTGTCGGTCTCCAGATGTTCTGAATGAcccaccactgtgtgtgtgtgttttgtagccATCAGGGAGGACGGAATGCCAGGAGGGAGGGAACAAGAGCATCGGACCCGTACAGGTAAGAGACGCCCCTCCCTGCATCTTCTCCGTGACAGATTTTAGCCACGGTTCCCCGGCAGAGGCCATCCTCTGGGGCCTGGCTGAGTCCCCCAAAGACTCCTGGGCGGGGCTTGATTGTTTAGCGGccgctgattggctgaaactagagcaggaagtgacccaGCAAGAAGGTGGCGGGACCTTTGCGAGGCCCACGTGGGAGGAATGGTTCCTGGGAAGTTTcccaggaactccagcagctggaaaCGCGGGTTAAAGGGGTTGAACGCCGATGTTCTTGTAACGGCGCAGCGGACGGTCCCGACCTTGGTGGGTCAGCCGTGGCTTCAGTACAACACAGAACAAATGCTAAATAGGCTAATGCCCCCGATTTCACACAGGATGTGAGGTCAAcgtttctctctctgcctcccagGAAGTAAGGTCCACCTCCACTGGGAGGCCAAACAGAGAGCGCTGCCTGTTATTACCATGTAATAGACCGTGTAAATAGAGGGCCGTTTCAGTCAATGTGCTGAATTAAGGGGTAGAAGTGAAACGACCTCCGCGGCGGACAAATTCGCCGATCGTTCTGGGCACTTCAGAggttttaaaaggctttttttgcCCCAGATGGAGCTTTATAGCCTGGTGATTAGAGCCAGGAAGGACCCAAACGTgcctgatttctttttcttttgtccaAAACGCTACAATGTCTAATTAGCTCACACAccgtgtgtgttgtggtgtgtgcgtgtgtgcgtagatcacagaggaggagatcgAGCGGATCATGTCTGGGCAGGAGTTTAAGGAGGACGCCCCGGAGCACGCCTGGGGCAACAACGGCGACAGCGacccacagctcctccagcacggCGCCTCTGAGGGCAACCAGCCGTCGCCCGCCTCCACGCTGTCGTCACAGTGAGTCATTCATCTCCACGCCGTGGGCGCAGCGCTTTGACGATAATGAGCTGGTCCGTGACACCGCGGCAACCTTCTTCCCGTCTCCGGCCGTATTGAGCTGCAGTATTCATCAGCCCAAGAATGCCTGAATATGCAGCTTGTCAGGCCCGTGGATGATAGCGAGCACAAAGAACGCCGTGCGCTATCGGCGCCGCTCGCCGCAGAGATGAGCGCATTGTCTATATGCACGCACCAAGGACGAATATTGTCTCCGCGCTGGCACGGTGGTATTTATTTTAGTCTCGTTTCTGCGTGGTTTTTCGCCACACGGGCTGATAGCGCCTCTCCAGAATCCTCCCTTTATCAAAGGGGAATCGGAGCAGACCGTGAACAACGCCGTACGGAATGGCTGTGCCGCTCCGTCTGAGGAATGCAGCTGCAAAATAAAAGCGCTCCGTTGTGTCTACGGGCCGCCCGCGTTCGAAGCCGGGCTGGGACAGAGGTCAGAAAGTTTGGGGGGAAAAGCTGCCGGACGGGCAACAGTAGTGCAAACGTGGCGGGGGTGCACGCCAGAGGGCACGCCAGCGTGTAACGTGTAACCTGTGTCTGCTTTCAGCCGCTCCGTGGAGATGAACAGCTACACGGCGGCGCTCAGGGACCAGTACATCaacacctccatgtccccacatTACCAGCTGCTACCTCATCTGTTCAGCTACGCGGCCCAGTCGGGCCTGTTGGCCCCCCAGCCCCTCGCCATCTACCCACAGTCCCACCCCCTGGTGATGCAGCTCATCGCCGCCGAAGACCTGGCCCCCCTGGCGACCCCCATGCTCATCGAGGACGGGTGAgttgactgggggggggggatctgggGGGAACACTTTTGACCCTTCGTGATATCGTTTCGGATATTTGGCGACATCGTGTGGCGAAAAGTCAGAATGCCACGGCAGGAGGAGATCGGCGCTACCGGGCCGGAACTTGCAAGCCTCACCCCGCAGGTTCTCCCCATCGGTACACGAAAGCCCAGAACCACAGCCCTGTTTGGGAAGAGACGGGAAAATGGCGCATATTCGGCTGTTTTGAGTGCAAAAATGCTGGAAATAATTTGATTAAGGTTCTCAAACACTTTTCAGCCTCGACAGTATTTCCTGGACAGAAGACATTAAACGTGCGTGTGTTTTAAGGCTGCAGAATAAGAGTTTAAACGTGCGTGTTGTTTTAAGGCTGCAGAATAAGAGTTAAATGTGCGTGTTGTTTTAAGGCTGCAGAATAAGAGTGAGCATGAAGCCGCCTGTGCGGctctgttccagctgctgccagcagggggcgccgtggGACAGAGCGTCCAGCATTCCCACCGGAGACGTCGACGTTTTTTCCCGTGTACAGGCGGCGGGTTGTTGAGCGGAGACACAACTGCAGACGTGACCGCGCCTCCTCGGGTTGTTGCCCGAGGCGCCTCGTGTCCTGGGCGCAGGTGTTTCACCTGTCCGTCCGTGCAGAGCGGAGCAGATGTTGTTGTGATGTGGACACGTTAAAACGCGTCACGTACGCAGGCCTGTCGCCACATTTACGCTGGTTGTTTTCAGACCTCTTGctcagttgtcatggtgaccgCTCTTCTGTTATAGTTACCCTACTGTGTTGCCGTGGGTGGACAGCTCTTTTGTCTTGTTTAGCCCTGACTGTCTGTGTCACAATTGTGTTTACATCATCTTGGGTCCCTTTGTCGCCTTACAGCTTTAAAATGGGTTTTTATCTCTCAGCCCAAGTGTCACTTGTTCCCATCAGAAGGGTTACGGGCGCCGTGGCAACGGCGCTCAGCTGCTAATGACAGTCAAAaggtgcctcctcctcctcttcttctgtggtggacCTGTACGCGGCTGAGCAGAGGAAGCTGTCTGTGGCTGAGGGCCGAGGTTCTGCTCCCGCCGAGGTTCTGCTCACGCCGAGGTTCTGCTCACGCCGAGGTTTCTGTGTGTCTCAGGTACAAGGTGACGCATGGTGGAGCTGTTCGCCCCTGCTGTGCGCTCTGGCCGacgagctgctcttccgccagaTCTCCTGGATCAAGAAGCTGCCGTTCTTCCTGCGAGCTGTCCATCGAGGACTACACTGCCTGCTCAGCTTCCACCTGGCAGGAGCTCATCCTGCTCTCCTGCTTCACCATCTACAGCTCCCAGATCTTCGGAGAGCTGGCTGACATCACGGCCAAGTACACGCCTGTCTGACGACGAGCTGCAGAGGTGAGCTACGCCAGAACCTTCAGCTACAGTGGCAAACGCCCCCTGGAGGTGCTGCAGTGCACCACAGCTCCACAAGCACGTTCGGATAATATCCGTGTTCGGAAACAGCAACTGTTGCTCCCAAACACACGCGTGTCTCTTCTTCCGGATTTGTTCTTTCTGGATTGAGCTAAAACCCCAGTTCAGATATTAAAATGTTGCATGTTCCTGAGTCAGAAGGACCAGGCTGTTTTATGGGGTGCGTCCATGAACAGGAGGCCCCGACCCTGAGGAGCACCCCACCGTCTCGTCTACATATGGCTAAACGTGAAGGATCCGGTTGAATCCGGAACATCGGTGTAAACCCCCGTTTCATGACTCGGCAGCTTCAGCGAGGACgggatggaggtgatggagaggctGATTTACCTGTTCCGGAAATTCCACCAGCTGAAGATCAGCAACGAGGAGTACGCCTGCATGAAAACCATCAACTTCCTCAACCAgggtgaggagagagagtgtgtgtggtgtgtgtgtgtgtgtggtcctctGCTCTGTCTCAGCTTTCCCTCTGCTCAGATATTCGGGGACTGTCCACGTGGtcccagctggagcagctgaacaAGCGTTACTGGTACGTGTGCCAGGACTACAGCGAGTTACAAGTTCCCCCACCAGCCCAAACGCTTCCCTGAGATCATGATGTGTCTCCCAGAGATCCGCTGCCAATCGCGAGGTGAGACCACAGCAGAAGGACCTTTGTCCCCGCGGGACAACCGTGTCCACATAGAAACCACAGCAGACAAAACGGTGCGAGACCAGGTCAAAGTCCAGGACCGACATGGGGACTCAGGAATTGTTGTCAGGTTAAGCCTCACTCACTGAGGTGGACGGGGACCGTCTGGGGACGGGGGACTGTCTGGGTCTGGGGCCGGGGGACCGTCTGGGGACGGGGGGACCGTCTGGGTCTGGGGACGGGGACCGTCTGGGTCTGGGGGCCAGAGCCGCATGATTAAAACCTGACCTGGTTTTTTCCAGTCCTAAATTCCAGCGTTTAATTAGCCTTAGCCGTCCTGCAGAGGGCGCTGTCCTGGACGCTCAGCACCTTTTAAAACAGTCTGAGGGCTGTTTTAAAGGCGCTGAGCCCCTTTCTCGATCACCTGGACCCCCAGTTTTCCTGGGTGGGGGCACCATTAATGATGCTGGATGTTTTTACTTCGTCTTTGTCcagaaaaaaggtttttataGACCATGAAAACATGAGTAAACGTGATTAAACATGAGTAAATGTGATTAACATGAGTAAATGTGATAAACGTGATTAAACGTGATGGAACGTGATGAAACCTTTCGGTTAGCAGCCCCCATCAGAACGGGGGTGTAGCAGCTGGCGACGGTAACGGGCGAGCGTCTGTTTACAGGTAAGCTGGTGAACGTCCCCCTGGagcagctccccctgctgttcAAAGCAGTCTTGCACTCCTGCAAATCCAGCCTGAGCAGCTACAGGAGCGGCCTGTCGCCCTGCGTGACCACCTCCTCTGGAAACTAGAGCCTCACCGCACCCGAGCGGAGGGCCCGGTCGGCCCTCACCTGAATGTGACAAGCAGCTAGTTTGTTTTTGTAACCTTTTGttctttatatatttattacaCGACAGAGCTGAATGTATGCTGATTTTCCACTGTGCACGTGCTTCTGGTACAGAACTGATGCTCATAGATGCATTCGGAGTTTACGAGCGTGTATGTAGGCGAGCAGCGATGGGACGGGTGGTGGGTTGGACGCTACCTCGGGAAGACGTCGTGTTCTGCTGGGAAAGGAAGAGTCGCCCGGGTCCGGCCGTCGGCTCCTCAATCAAAcagtgaatgagtgagtgaatgGGCGAGCGAGCGacgggagtgagtgagtggaaTCCAGAAGAAGGGTAGCATGAATCAGAAGGTCCCAATCGCTGCTTGCTAATGCTAAAAGGTGTACTTTACCTGCTATGGACATTCAGACCGGCTGCCTGTTGGGGAGGCGACCAGGTCAGTTTAACATTCCATGAGTTAAggtggcagcagctggtgggggggtggtggtgggggtgggggggggttctctctGAGAAGGATCTACGGGTATTTTACAATCATGGCCGAGGGCGCGGCGGAGGGTAGCTAGCGTTGCTCTTTTAACTTGTTTTTGACCAAAGTGTTATGCAATGTTGATCCGCCtctgaggagaaccttctgctgGAGCCGGTGGCCGCGTCTCACCCTAAATGCTGCTACGTGCGCACGCCTCCTCCTGCAACACGCGTGTGCACACGGCGGCCTTTGCTTTTCTCACCTGGTGGCTTTGATCTGGGCCTCTGTTGGCGCCAGGGAAACCAGGGAAACCAGTGCAACACATCAGGTCCAGTGGAGTCGGTGAGGTGTTGGGGGGGTGATGGACAGCACCAGCTCGCGTTTGTCATGTGGACCAGTTCCGGGCCCGCTGGAGAGCTTTGGTCCGATGTCTTAACCAATCAAGGTTCAGGGACCTCCAGTTGTCCGTCATGGCCACCCCCGACGTTCCTGCGCAGATGTTTAAGATGGTTCCGTCCTCACAACCGActcggcttttttttttttttttttgcactagATGTGGAGGTTGAGAGACCTCGGCTCGGTGCGTTCCTCTCTCCCAGGGGCCCCCCCGGCCTGGATGGAAACAGGGGTAAAGTGAGCGTGTGCGTTCAGGAGCTTCACGCTGCTGATGTTTCTGGTGTTGGTAGAGGACACCTTGAGAGGACACCCAGAAGGTGGCGCTCGGGAGGTTCCTCGGTCAGTTGGTGGTTGTCCATTTAAGACGTGTGGTGGTTCCCGCTGTGTCGTGTCTTCACTGGGGGTGTTGTTCTGGGATGGAGGGAAGCCTCTCCATGCTCTGGAGCTTCATGGCTTCAGCCCTGGTTCTGGTTGCTGAGCTCGGCTCCCGGGTCACAGCCACCTGCTGGTGTGGTGGGGCTCGTGACCACCGTCCACCACCAGGTTTACCTCTCACCGCCCCCCAGGCTGGCTTTTTATTTGATTCCGGGTCCAGATGCTCTCGGAGCGTCCGTGTTCAGGAACTCTTCTTTTATTTGTGAATTAGCTCGTTTGGTCTCAGGGATTCTTTTACGCTGTGGACAGGAAAGCTCCGGAACGTTTAAACGGAAGCAGTTGAGAGTGAAGGAATGTCTATCGTTGGTCCAGTAGGACCTCCTCCCGGGTCTCAGCTGACGTCTGAAGGCTTTCTGCCCAACGTCGGCCTTCGCTCACCAAAGATCTACCTCCGGCGCCCCGGCCCACTCGGGGAGAGTTTTGTTGTAATTttccgtgttttttttttcatacgAGGATCTAAAGGTCGTCCGTTTCTACCTCTGATGTTGCTTATTGATgatgttttgtcttttctggGGCTGGCTTTGGCTTCAGTCCTCCTCGTCGTTGATGACGTTTTACCTCACCGATCCGGTCCGGTCCGGCTCAAACCTCCTCCCAAGCTCCCTTATTTCTCTCCCGATCAACGGCTGCGAGTGTTTAACCCCCGTTGGAGAATGGCCGGCGTCGGCCTTCTCATTCCGTGACCACGTGACTCCCTTCCCTATCTCCTCTGTGGCTTTTTgccctgttt is part of the Takifugu rubripes chromosome 21, fTakRub1.2, whole genome shotgun sequence genome and encodes:
- the nr6a1a gene encoding LOW QUALITY PROTEIN: nuclear receptor subfamily 6 group A member 1-A (The sequence of the model RefSeq protein was modified relative to this genomic sequence to represent the inferred CDS: deleted 7 bases in 7 codons; substituted 1 base at 1 genomic stop codon), translating into MSGPCWCREPAPTLSYPELLEPGPDTEPALVLIKRQTMEPDDPADQRTCLICGGTRATGLNYGIISCEGCKGFFKRSICNKRVYRCSRDKNCEMSRKQRNRCQYCRLLKCLQMGMNRKAIREDGMPGGRNKSIGPVQITEEEIERIMSGQEFKEDAPEHAWGNNGDSDPQLLQHGASEGNQPSPASTLSSSRSVEMNSYTAALRDQYINTSMSPHYQLLPHLFSYAAQSGLLAPQPLAIYPQSHPLVMQLIAAEDLAPLATPMLIEDGXRMVELFALLCALADELLFRQISWIKKLPFFCELSIEDYTACSASTWQELILLSCFTIYSSQIFGELADITAKYTPSDDELQSFSEDGMEVMERLIYLFRKFHQLKISNEEYACMKTINFLNQDIRGLSTWSQLEQLNKRYWYVCQDYSEYKFPHQPKRFPEIMMCLPEIRCQSRGKLVNVPLEQLPLLFKAVLHSCKSSLSSYRSGLSPCVTTSSGN